From one Actinopolyspora saharensis genomic stretch:
- a CDS encoding DUF501 domain-containing protein, producing MTVSGVEPPGEPTADEHDREVVRRQLGRPPRGMRDVVTRDASGEPTVVRTSPRLPDGTPFPTLYYLTSPRLVTLVSTLESEGVMREMTERLSTDEDLAERYRRAHQQYLAERDALEPLGTEVSAGGMPGRVKCLHVHVAHSLAKGPGVNPFGDEALEIIARRWPQDAAELFRF from the coding sequence GTGACCGTGTCGGGTGTGGAACCGCCCGGTGAACCCACCGCGGACGAGCACGACCGGGAAGTCGTGCGCAGGCAGCTCGGACGTCCGCCCCGCGGAATGCGGGACGTGGTGACCAGGGACGCCTCGGGAGAGCCGACCGTGGTGCGCACCAGCCCGCGCCTGCCGGACGGGACCCCCTTCCCGACGCTGTACTACCTCACGTCCCCCAGGCTGGTCACCCTGGTGTCCACTCTGGAGTCGGAGGGCGTGATGCGGGAGATGACCGAGCGGCTGTCCACCGACGAGGACCTCGCCGAACGCTACCGGCGGGCGCACCAGCAGTACCTGGCCGAACGGGACGCGCTCGAACCGCTGGGCACCGAGGTGAGCGCCGGGGGGATGCCCGGCAGGGTCAAGTGCCTGCACGTGCACGTGGCCCACTCGCTGGCCAAGGGGCCGGGGGTGAACCCGTTCGGCGACGAGGCGCTGGAGATCATCGCGCGGCGGTGGCCCCAGGACGCCGCCGAACTCTTTCGGTTTTGA
- a CDS encoding MazG family protein: MDAARQQPSVVTGCAVVLVDDRLGDTIPAEAVPVLRRAAAVHADKGLTDSARAASGAAEPPRTPELLERARHEAVVLIASEEHSEAVAELLSAGAELVRSRPPRGAELLDAVTVMDRLRSPDGCPWDAGQTHESLRTYLVEETYELLDALERRDRAAMREELGDVLLQVLFHARVAAEDERDPFDVDTVAAELVSKLVSRHPHVFATDAAVHDAESQHARWEELKQAEKQRESAVDGVARGQPAVALAAKLAQRARRAGVPADLLSEGSGVGAELFALAARAEHRGLDPEDELRAVALAFDERVRAAEVSARESGAGTNGLSAELWRRHWPVGE, from the coding sequence ATGGACGCCGCTCGCCAACAGCCTTCCGTCGTGACCGGTTGTGCCGTCGTGCTCGTCGACGACCGCTTGGGGGACACGATCCCGGCCGAGGCGGTTCCGGTGCTGCGCCGTGCTGCCGCGGTCCACGCGGACAAGGGGCTCACCGACTCCGCCCGCGCGGCCTCGGGAGCCGCCGAACCGCCCCGCACCCCCGAGCTGCTGGAGAGGGCGCGGCACGAGGCCGTGGTGCTGATCGCCTCCGAGGAGCACTCGGAGGCGGTCGCGGAGCTGCTCTCGGCCGGGGCCGAGCTGGTGCGCTCCCGGCCGCCGCGCGGAGCTGAGCTGCTCGACGCGGTGACCGTGATGGACAGGTTGCGCTCGCCCGACGGCTGCCCGTGGGACGCGGGCCAGACCCACGAGTCCCTGCGCACCTACCTGGTCGAGGAGACCTACGAGCTGCTGGACGCACTGGAGCGCCGCGACCGCGCGGCGATGCGCGAGGAGCTGGGGGACGTGCTGCTGCAGGTCCTGTTCCACGCCAGGGTGGCCGCCGAGGACGAGCGGGACCCGTTCGACGTCGACACCGTGGCGGCCGAGCTGGTCAGCAAGCTCGTGTCGCGGCACCCCCACGTCTTCGCGACGGACGCGGCCGTGCACGACGCCGAGTCGCAGCACGCGCGCTGGGAGGAGCTCAAGCAGGCCGAGAAGCAGCGCGAGTCCGCTGTGGACGGTGTCGCGCGCGGTCAGCCCGCCGTGGCCCTGGCGGCCAAGCTCGCCCAGCGCGCGCGGCGGGCCGGTGTCCCCGCGGACCTGCTGTCGGAGGGTTCCGGGGTGGGTGCGGAGCTGTTCGCCCTGGCTGCCCGTGCCGAGCACCGCGGCCTGGATCCGGAGGACGAGCTGCGCGCGGTGGCGCTGGCCTTCGACGAGCGGGTCCGCGCCGCCGAGGTGAGCGCGCGGGAGAGCGGAGCGGGGACGAACGGGCTTTCCGCCGAGCTCTGGCGGCGCCACTGGCCGGTGGGGGAGTGA
- a CDS encoding lytic murein transglycosylase, whose protein sequence is MANQGPLSARLRALLAVLSRIALAASVLVAAALGVGLVAVLGAPASAPQAGPAPEARVEPAEVEPGSAPPGGGSPEAKPSTEDGADQGAPVRQWADEVAAVADVPARALVSYVRADLAMRDRQPGCRIDWATLAGIGRVESDHGRYGGRRLGADAVPSSPIIGVPLDGGSKVREITDTDGGALDGDPVHDRAVGPMQFIPSTWARWSTDGDGDGTGDPHDLDDAAMAAARYLCAGGRDMRTGQGWWSGVLSYNSSESYAKKVFALAEDYAEAANRRE, encoded by the coding sequence ATGGCGAACCAGGGCCCGTTGTCCGCACGTCTCCGCGCCCTCCTCGCGGTGCTGTCCCGCATCGCCCTCGCCGCGAGCGTGCTCGTCGCGGCGGCGCTGGGGGTGGGGCTGGTCGCGGTGCTGGGGGCGCCCGCTTCCGCCCCGCAGGCCGGTCCCGCGCCGGAGGCTCGGGTGGAACCGGCCGAGGTGGAGCCGGGCTCGGCGCCTCCCGGCGGCGGAAGTCCCGAGGCGAAACCGAGCACTGAGGACGGAGCGGACCAGGGAGCTCCGGTGCGGCAGTGGGCCGACGAGGTGGCGGCGGTGGCCGACGTCCCGGCACGCGCCCTCGTTTCCTACGTTCGGGCGGATCTGGCCATGCGCGACAGGCAGCCCGGCTGCCGGATCGACTGGGCCACCCTGGCCGGGATCGGCAGGGTCGAGTCCGACCACGGTCGCTACGGCGGGCGCAGGCTGGGGGCCGACGCGGTCCCCTCCAGCCCGATCATCGGGGTGCCGCTGGACGGCGGTTCGAAGGTGCGGGAGATAACCGACACCGACGGTGGGGCCCTGGACGGGGATCCGGTGCACGACCGGGCCGTCGGGCCCATGCAGTTCATCCCCTCCACCTGGGCGAGGTGGAGCACCGACGGCGACGGTGACGGGACCGGGGATCCGCACGACCTGGACGACGCCGCCATGGCCGCCGCGCGCTACCTCTGCGCCGGGGGACGGGACATGCGCACGGGGCAGGGCTGGTGGTCGGGCGTGCTCTCCTACAACAGTTCGGAGTCCTACGCGAAGAAGGTATTCGCGCTGGCGGAGGACTACGCGGAGGCGGCGAACCGCCGCGAGTGA
- a CDS encoding tetratricopeptide repeat protein produces the protein MRTEGTVEAFREAEKLVAQRRPFEALRTLGPVLDEAADKPSVQLLAGRAYLFSAQLHRAERAFLRVIELDPSDHYARLVLGRTLQRQGRLNEAHAQVRLATTMYPDPAYQEILGEIRAHIARVNAGS, from the coding sequence ATGAGGACCGAAGGAACCGTGGAAGCTTTCCGCGAAGCGGAAAAGCTTGTGGCGCAACGGCGTCCGTTCGAAGCCCTGCGCACGCTCGGTCCGGTGCTCGACGAAGCAGCGGACAAGCCGAGCGTGCAGTTACTCGCCGGTCGCGCGTATCTGTTCTCGGCGCAGCTCCACCGCGCCGAGCGGGCGTTCCTGCGGGTCATCGAACTGGACCCCTCGGATCACTACGCACGACTGGTGCTCGGGCGAACCCTGCAACGCCAGGGCAGGCTCAACGAAGCACACGCCCAGGTGCGCCTGGCCACCACGATGTACCCGGACCCCGCCTACCAGGAGATACTCGGCGAGATTCGAGCGCACATCGCCCGGGTGAACGCCGGCTCCTAG
- a CDS encoding isovaleryl-CoA dehydrogenase codes for MRLDGEREHAPVQTGTHEVRNQPPPLDDFDPLACDPALREALTARGAADRVESLRPLARRAGSAEAREHGRLANAHPPVLHSHDRYGHRVDEVEFHPSWHWLMGEAVSSGLHASPWSPDAPSGEHLARAAGFYLWSQAEAGHGCPVSMTFAAVPALRHSPELAEHYEPGLRSTHYDFGVRHPEKKAGLLAGMSMTEKQGGSDVRANSTTAEPLSDGSYRVVGHKWFTSAPMNDLFLALAQTPGGLSCLLIPRVLPDGTRNAIRLQRLKDKLGNKSNASAEIEYTGAIGWLVGEEGRGVRSIIDMVSMTRMDCVLGSAANMRIALSEASHHAAHRSAFGERLDRTPLMGAVLTELAVESEAAVALGMRLAAATDGGHRGQRAELDLLRIVLPAAKYYVCKRAPSVIAEALECLGGNGYVEESGLPRLYREAPLMSVWEGAGNVTALDTLRALHKQPEAAERLLEELDLASGRDERYDRAVRSLRAELADPQPARARRLAELLTLTVQAGLLLRDSPEEVSDTFLATRLEALGSTPGTSGVASRQLLDRVTPGGRD; via the coding sequence ATGAGGCTCGACGGAGAGCGGGAACACGCCCCGGTGCAGACCGGGACCCACGAGGTGCGCAACCAGCCGCCCCCGCTGGACGACTTCGACCCGCTGGCCTGCGACCCCGCGCTGCGGGAGGCGCTGACCGCGCGGGGCGCGGCGGACCGGGTGGAGTCGCTCCGCCCGCTGGCCCGCCGGGCGGGCTCGGCCGAGGCGCGCGAGCACGGCAGGCTCGCCAACGCGCACCCTCCCGTGCTGCACAGCCACGACCGCTACGGCCACCGCGTCGACGAGGTCGAGTTCCACCCGTCCTGGCACTGGCTCATGGGCGAGGCGGTCTCCTCCGGGCTGCACGCCTCGCCCTGGTCCCCCGACGCTCCCTCCGGCGAGCACCTCGCCCGCGCAGCTGGCTTCTACCTGTGGTCCCAGGCCGAGGCCGGACACGGCTGTCCCGTGTCGATGACCTTCGCCGCGGTCCCCGCGCTGCGCCACAGCCCCGAGCTGGCCGAGCACTACGAGCCGGGGCTGCGGTCCACGCACTACGACTTCGGGGTGCGGCACCCGGAGAAGAAGGCCGGGCTGCTGGCGGGCATGTCCATGACCGAGAAGCAGGGCGGTTCCGACGTCCGCGCCAACAGCACCACCGCCGAGCCGCTTTCCGACGGCAGCTACCGCGTGGTCGGCCACAAGTGGTTCACCTCGGCCCCGATGAACGACCTGTTCCTCGCGCTCGCGCAGACTCCCGGCGGGCTGAGCTGCCTGCTGATCCCCCGGGTGCTGCCGGACGGCACCCGCAACGCGATCCGGCTGCAGCGCCTCAAGGACAAGCTCGGCAACAAGTCCAACGCCTCGGCCGAGATCGAGTACACCGGCGCGATCGGCTGGCTGGTCGGCGAGGAGGGGCGCGGGGTGCGCAGCATCATCGACATGGTCTCGATGACCAGGATGGACTGCGTGCTCGGCTCGGCGGCCAACATGAGGATCGCGCTGTCCGAGGCGAGTCACCACGCCGCGCACCGCTCCGCGTTCGGCGAGCGGCTCGACCGGACGCCGTTGATGGGCGCGGTGCTCACCGAGCTCGCCGTCGAGTCCGAGGCGGCCGTCGCGCTCGGGATGCGGCTCGCCGCGGCCACCGACGGGGGGCACCGCGGGCAGCGCGCCGAGCTCGACCTGCTGCGGATCGTGCTGCCCGCGGCGAAGTACTACGTGTGCAAGCGGGCCCCGAGCGTCATCGCCGAGGCGCTGGAGTGCCTCGGCGGGAACGGCTACGTCGAGGAGTCCGGGCTGCCCAGGCTGTACCGGGAGGCCCCGCTGATGTCCGTCTGGGAGGGAGCGGGCAACGTGACCGCGCTGGACACGTTGCGCGCGCTGCACAAGCAGCCGGAGGCGGCGGAGCGGCTCCTGGAGGAGCTGGATCTCGCCTCCGGAAGGGACGAGCGCTACGACCGCGCCGTGCGCTCGCTGCGCGCGGAGCTCGCCGATCCGCAGCCCGCCCGCGCCAGGAGACTGGCCGAGCTGCTCACGCTGACCGTGCAGGCGGGGTTGCTGCTGCGCGACTCCCCGGAGGAGGTCTCCGACACCTTCCTGGCGACCCGACTGGAGGCGCTCGGCAGCACCCCGGGGACTTCCGGAGTGGCTTCCCGGCAGCTGCTCGACCGGGTCACCCCCGGAGGACGCGACTGA
- the eno gene encoding phosphopyruvate hydratase, which produces MAIIEQVGAREILDSRGTPTVEVEVALDDGTLTRAAVPSGASTGEHEAVELRDGVAERYGGKGVEKAVAGVLDEIGPELIGVEAIEQRVVDQKLVDLDGTPTKSRLGANAMLGASLAVAKAAAESTGLELFRYVGGPNAHVLPVPMMNILNGGAHADTGVDMQEFMIAPIGADSFSEALRWGSEIYQALKSVLKSKGMATGLGDEGGFAPSLPDNRQALDLISSAIEKAGYKPGRDVALALDVAATEFHSDGVYQFEGSKRSAEQMVGYYTELLNSYPLVSVEDPLSEDDWDGWARMTSELGEKVQIVGDDLFVTNPERLEEGINRRAANALLVKVNQIGTLSETLDAVNLANSCGYRSMLSHRSGETEDTTIADLAVATGCGQIKTGAPARSERVAKYNQLLRIEENLGDAARYAGELAFPRFTAEV; this is translated from the coding sequence GTGGCGATCATCGAGCAGGTCGGCGCTCGCGAGATCCTGGATTCGCGTGGCACCCCCACCGTCGAGGTCGAGGTGGCCCTGGACGACGGCACGTTGACCCGTGCCGCCGTGCCGTCGGGCGCGTCCACCGGTGAGCACGAGGCCGTCGAGCTGCGGGACGGCGTGGCCGAGCGCTACGGCGGCAAGGGCGTGGAGAAGGCCGTCGCCGGGGTGCTGGACGAGATCGGTCCGGAACTGATCGGCGTGGAGGCGATCGAGCAGCGGGTGGTCGACCAGAAGCTCGTCGACCTGGACGGCACCCCCACCAAGTCCAGGCTGGGGGCCAACGCGATGCTCGGCGCCTCGCTGGCGGTGGCCAAGGCCGCGGCGGAGTCCACCGGACTCGAGCTGTTCCGCTACGTGGGCGGGCCCAACGCCCACGTGCTGCCGGTGCCGATGATGAACATCCTCAACGGTGGTGCGCACGCCGACACGGGCGTGGACATGCAGGAGTTCATGATCGCCCCGATCGGTGCCGACTCGTTCTCGGAGGCTCTGCGCTGGGGGTCGGAGATCTACCAGGCCCTCAAGTCGGTGCTCAAGAGCAAGGGCATGGCCACCGGGCTCGGTGACGAGGGCGGCTTCGCCCCCTCCCTGCCGGACAACCGGCAGGCGCTGGACCTGATCAGCAGCGCCATCGAGAAGGCCGGTTACAAGCCGGGCAGGGACGTCGCGCTCGCGCTCGACGTGGCTGCCACGGAGTTCCACTCCGACGGGGTGTACCAGTTCGAGGGCTCCAAGCGCAGCGCCGAGCAGATGGTCGGCTACTACACCGAGCTGCTGAACTCCTACCCGCTGGTCTCCGTCGAGGACCCGCTCTCCGAGGACGACTGGGACGGCTGGGCCAGGATGACCTCCGAGCTCGGCGAGAAGGTCCAGATCGTCGGTGACGACCTGTTCGTCACCAACCCCGAGCGGCTCGAGGAGGGCATCAACCGCAGGGCCGCCAACGCGCTGCTGGTCAAGGTCAACCAGATCGGCACGCTCTCGGAGACCCTCGACGCGGTGAACCTGGCCAACTCCTGCGGCTACCGCAGCATGCTGAGTCACCGCTCCGGGGAGACCGAGGACACCACCATCGCGGACCTCGCGGTGGCCACCGGCTGCGGCCAGATCAAGACCGGTGCCCCCGCCCGCAGCGAGCGGGTCGCCAAGTACAACCAGCTGCTGCGCATCGAGGAGAACCTCGGTGACGCCGCCCGTTACGCGGGTGAGCTGGCCTTCCCCAGGTTCACTGCGGAGGTGTAA
- a CDS encoding lytic murein transglycosylase, which yields MPRQWKASRPSMGLLAGLAMFAVLVFLASELKEGDSGRERLPTATAPPTDGVRPPQVDALPGTDAFEQGQRPQELLEDWAGSMSEELNIPLTALEAYGYAELALERSRPECRLSWSVLAGIGAVESGHGRYGGADLDSTGRPDPPIRGVVLDGSEGVRLVRDTDGGELDGDSTYDRAVGPLQFIPTTWRTWGRDADADGKADPDDVDDAALAAAHYLCSSDTDLRDPEQFRDAVLRYNASGDYVQQVLDHADDYGKRSRELVRRE from the coding sequence GTGCCACGACAGTGGAAGGCATCCAGACCCTCGATGGGGTTGCTGGCCGGGTTGGCGATGTTCGCGGTGCTGGTGTTCCTGGCCAGTGAGCTCAAGGAGGGCGACTCGGGGCGGGAGCGGCTTCCGACGGCCACGGCACCTCCGACGGACGGGGTGCGCCCGCCCCAGGTGGACGCGCTGCCGGGAACGGACGCGTTCGAACAGGGGCAGCGCCCCCAGGAGCTGCTGGAGGACTGGGCGGGCTCGATGTCCGAGGAGCTCAACATTCCGCTGACGGCGCTGGAGGCCTACGGGTACGCCGAGCTCGCCCTGGAGCGCTCCCGGCCGGAGTGCCGGTTGAGCTGGTCCGTGCTGGCGGGCATAGGCGCGGTCGAGTCCGGGCACGGGCGTTACGGGGGCGCGGATCTGGACAGCACCGGAAGGCCGGACCCGCCGATCAGGGGCGTGGTCCTGGACGGGAGCGAAGGCGTCCGGCTGGTTCGGGACACCGACGGGGGAGAGCTGGACGGCGACAGCACCTACGACCGCGCGGTGGGGCCGCTGCAGTTCATCCCCACCACCTGGCGCACCTGGGGACGCGACGCCGATGCCGACGGGAAGGCGGATCCGGACGACGTGGACGACGCGGCGCTGGCGGCGGCGCACTACCTGTGCTCCTCGGACACCGACCTGCGCGATCCCGAGCAGTTCAGGGACGCGGTGCTGCGCTACAACGCCAGCGGGGACTACGTGCAGCAGGTGCTCGACCACGCCGACGACTACGGCAAGCGCAGCAGGGAGCTCGTGCGCCGGGAGTGA
- a CDS encoding FtsB family cell division protein has protein sequence MSRRSGKSTRPPAGTGGAFKLSSTRRAAVLAILVCAMALSVSVPLRTYLGQRDELADLESREHRLGEEVQRLAERKTELSDPQRLETEARERLGYVRPGETPYIVDLPSTPPGDSGDNNGDSKEKPWYQKLWKALTGGEGK, from the coding sequence GTGTCGCGGCGGTCGGGCAAGAGCACCCGGCCGCCCGCCGGCACCGGTGGTGCGTTCAAACTTTCCTCGACCCGGCGGGCGGCCGTGCTGGCGATTCTCGTCTGCGCCATGGCGCTGAGCGTCTCCGTGCCGTTGCGGACCTATCTCGGTCAGCGCGACGAGCTGGCCGACCTGGAGAGCAGGGAGCACCGGCTGGGCGAGGAGGTGCAGCGGCTCGCCGAGCGCAAGACGGAGCTGTCCGACCCGCAGCGGCTGGAGACGGAGGCGCGCGAGCGGCTCGGCTACGTCCGTCCGGGCGAGACCCCCTACATCGTCGACCTGCCGTCAACGCCACCCGGCGATTCCGGGGACAACAACGGGGACTCGAAGGAGAAACCCTGGTACCAGAAGCTTTGGAAGGCCCTGACCGGAGGGGAGGGGAAGTGA